A single Lactuca sativa cultivar Salinas chromosome 8, Lsat_Salinas_v11, whole genome shotgun sequence DNA region contains:
- the LOC111918342 gene encoding uncharacterized protein LOC111918342 — MAPIINQPIKIGVLLIQSYVKQWLFGTLSQPLIQTILIPDATAAQLWKAIEDLFRDNKEANAIELENQLRNIVIGDSNVMEYYTRIKTISDLLTNIGSKVPERTLVTYALNGLSSKFDHIATTFRHRNPFPTLLEMRSILSIEEQTLQNQQNRIPQASHTDSSSSHHVLNANHQTQSSNSSNI, encoded by the coding sequence ATGGCACCAATCATAAACCAACCGATCAAGATTGGTGTACTGCTGATTCAATCGTACGTGAAACAATGGCTATTTGGCACTCTCtctcaacctctcatccaaacCATATTGATACCTGATGCGACAGCCGCTCAATTGTGGAAAGCCATTGAAGACCTTTTTCGTGACAACAAAGAAGCAAATGCAATAGAACTCGAGAATCAACTCAGAAACATTGTTATAGGTGACTCCAATGTTATGGAATACTACACACGCATCAAAACTATCTCTGATCTCTTAACCAACATCGGTTCCAAAGTTCCCGAACGCACTCTCGTCACATACGCTCTTAACGGCTTGTCATCAAAATTCGATCACATCGCCACTACATTTCGTCATAGAAATCCGTTCCCTACACTCCTGGAGATGCGATCTATTCTCTCCATTGAAGaacaaacacttcaaaatcaacaaaatcggATACCCCAAGCCTCTCATACGGATTCTTCATCATCTCACCACGTTTTAAACGCCAATCATCAAACTCAATCTTCTAATTCCAGCAACATCTGA